A section of the Desulfobacterales bacterium genome encodes:
- a CDS encoding dual specificity protein phosphatase family protein: MKSADEQKHSVPFKRSYWVVPGKLLAGCYPGAVDPKQAHQKLKRLLEHGIRRVISLMEPTEINWNGKAFESYEDRMKSIADDMGVEVFFDRMPIKDTWIPSRKEMCQILDRIDQSIADNQPVYVHCWGGRGRTGTVVGCYLARHRIASDQKALTLIQKLRIDTEDKDKSSPETSHQVDMVLSWMQRE, translated from the coding sequence GTGAAATCAGCCGATGAACAAAAACATAGTGTTCCGTTCAAACGCTCCTATTGGGTGGTTCCGGGTAAATTGTTAGCGGGTTGTTATCCTGGAGCGGTTGACCCTAAGCAGGCTCATCAAAAGCTGAAAAGACTTTTGGAGCATGGTATCCGCCGGGTGATCAGCCTGATGGAACCCACCGAAATCAACTGGAACGGCAAGGCCTTTGAGTCCTATGAAGACAGGATGAAATCGATAGCTGATGATATGGGTGTTGAAGTATTCTTTGACAGGATGCCGATAAAGGACACCTGGATTCCCTCCAGAAAGGAGATGTGTCAAATTTTAGATCGAATTGATCAAAGCATAGCAGACAACCAGCCAGTCTATGTTCACTGCTGGGGCGGCCGGGGTCGTACCGGCACGGTGGTGGGCTGCTATCTTGCAAGGCATAGGATTGCTTCAGATCAAAAGGCGTTAACCCTTATCCAAAAGCTGCGTATAGACACCGAAGATAAGGACAAATCCTCACCTGAAACATCGCATCAGGTTGACATGGTGCTTTCCTGGATGCAAAGAGAATGA
- a CDS encoding DUF6361 family protein: MVSKFGWIDFSEKERRQMLDVVQLFSERDTRDELGIGTIRDAFSDHFFPGTSTIQTRPKYMLLIPWMYIDFEKRRTASAQIGARARKFETDLIFTLLKNGNAEGVIGKDAKKNLVRLASNIYWAGLRSWGIRRFVGSQEQYHRSLDFYYKAGSLVGEEADEEFGDLKRFTNWHPGIPEPSKDFKQHASLELSANEADYLKERVLMLYPDSFFAQLLREKRFVKADYPWEHPVVRSLSPELSRSLLHARNFSEVIHGAALYYNLMLSEAAERQDWSESFNQKMEEWKAGLGVRYVELTSWYRNLEEFWMSQGLNTARIPTLTKAFVQKWLYFVFESPGMENLLGDRKVQDLIASREFQLKGPRARLSNRNALNRWRGESGTGRLIYRWGIASVFVSDILKAKNVRPAHA; encoded by the coding sequence ATGGTGTCCAAATTCGGTTGGATAGACTTCTCAGAGAAAGAGCGCCGGCAGATGCTGGATGTGGTTCAACTTTTCAGCGAACGCGACACCCGCGACGAACTGGGGATTGGGACCATCCGTGATGCATTTTCAGATCATTTTTTTCCAGGTACAAGCACTATTCAAACCCGCCCCAAGTATATGCTGTTAATTCCTTGGATGTATATTGATTTTGAAAAAAGACGCACTGCTTCAGCCCAAATAGGCGCACGTGCAAGAAAATTTGAAACAGATCTGATTTTTACACTCCTTAAAAATGGAAACGCAGAAGGTGTAATCGGAAAAGATGCTAAAAAGAACCTTGTTCGGCTTGCGAGCAACATATACTGGGCTGGACTCCGTTCGTGGGGAATTCGTCGCTTTGTCGGCTCTCAGGAGCAATATCATCGCAGCCTTGACTTTTATTACAAGGCCGGATCGTTAGTGGGTGAAGAGGCCGACGAGGAGTTTGGGGACTTAAAGAGGTTCACCAACTGGCATCCGGGCATACCAGAACCTTCCAAAGACTTCAAGCAACACGCCAGCCTCGAACTCTCAGCAAATGAGGCAGATTATCTTAAAGAGCGCGTTTTAATGCTCTATCCCGACAGCTTTTTTGCACAACTACTTCGAGAAAAAAGATTTGTTAAAGCGGATTATCCGTGGGAACACCCAGTCGTTAGATCGCTCTCCCCGGAGCTATCCCGTTCGCTTCTGCATGCTCGCAATTTTTCTGAGGTAATCCACGGTGCTGCTCTTTATTATAACCTTATGCTTTCAGAGGCTGCTGAACGACAGGACTGGTCTGAAAGTTTCAACCAAAAAATGGAAGAATGGAAAGCCGGCCTGGGGGTGCGATATGTGGAATTAACAAGCTGGTATAGGAATCTTGAGGAATTCTGGATGAGTCAGGGGCTCAATACAGCCAGGATACCGACTCTTACCAAGGCCTTCGTCCAAAAGTGGCTTTATTTTGTCTTTGAATCTCCCGGCATGGAAAATTTGCTGGGTGATCGTAAGGTCCAAGATCTGATCGCGAGTCGGGAGTTTCAATTGAAGGGCCCTCGCGCCAGGCTTTCGAACCGGAATGCATTAAACCGCTGGCGGGGGGAGTCGGGCACCGGTCGGCTGATATATCGGTGGGGAATTGCTTCCGTTTTTGTGTCCGACATTCTCAAAGCAAAAAA